The Sorex araneus isolate mSorAra2 chromosome 5, mSorAra2.pri, whole genome shotgun sequence genome has a segment encoding these proteins:
- the EPB41L1 gene encoding band 4.1-like protein 1 isoform X6 produces MTTETGPDSDVKKAQEEAPQQPEAAAATTPVTPTGHGHPEANANEKQPAPQDPRPVDQGLDMEEKDYSEADGLSERTTPSKAQKSPQKIAKKYKSAVCRVTLLDASEYECEVEKHGRGQLLFDLVCEHLNLLEKDYFGLTFCDADSQKNWLDPSKEIKKQIRSSPWNFAFTVKFYPPDPAQLTEDITRYYLCLQLRADIITGRLPCSFVTHALLGSYAVQAELGDYDAEEHVANYVSELRFAPNQTRELEERIMELHKTYRGMTPGEAEIHFLENAKKLSMYGVDLHHAKDSEGIDIMLGVCANGLLIYRDRLRINRFAWPKILKISYKRSNFYIKIRPGEYEQFESTIGFKLPNHRSAKRLWKVCIEHHTFFRLVSPEPPPKGFLVMGSKFRYSGRTQAQTRQASALIDRPAPLFERSSSKRYTMSRSLDGAEFSRPASVSENHDAGPDGDKREEDGESGGRRSEAEEGELRTPTKIKELKPEQETTPRHKQEFLDKPEDVLLKHQASINELKRTLKEPNSKLIHRDRDWERERRLPSSPASPSPKGTPEKASEALQAQDTSRDLRPEPGMATGLEVLTQKSLAASPEGSEHWVLIEKEYLRPEELGLLRVTPARQEDREASLAHILTDGRPAKVDILVDKFKVEVATEEMVGARSANARPGKIIASPEDFESMWEEGSWVTDGPAGATLTAGFMLAGDPQLRAGPGKPPISGVLLESQMERQQELGELQTAGRPAVPGPQLAETGVTSPVPSQGGLQSFLLSPAPEEARADSSDDTDASSAERSFHLNSAEREPDGRLLPMPQEGWEEPLAAPEGQETRPGHCWGVTELPGTEDETSPVSKEGARPPGSPGRVDEHPVLMGKPQEGTFSGQEFTEDGPGAWGQCTRPASTPEEEGRQNGDLVVQAEQHLSAGWKSRSQLREEALPPDPQACAFWGAGPPHPGRKPSTARETQPRGEPVYRDPQASGFLQMEVIDPLPTPAQETSPCSAAQGPRGPLHLGGALGEQLPLSPRRILPLKEDAEPMDRVAHTPEGGQRRAPPVASRKPRFVLEATGTPGLLPPSGKPKEKPLLQAGGQEGSLDDISKASVANKIRIFETQGTEGLRGSPGASSAEGPPGLQEQPKRLLELGLVQLQPPGGDGTNSLASHASVMPPPPRPFRGGLTPTSQQAGRRELDLASPDSGCETTLEEATGGPGHRGGLREGSEDKVKLPRPRAPESDTGEEDQDQERDAVFLKDNHLAIERKCSSITVSSTSSLEAEVDFTVMGDYQGSAFEDFSRSLPELDRDKSDSETEGLVFSRDLSKGGAGQEDESGGPEDSPDRGACSTPELPQFEPVKAETMTVSSLAIRKKIEPEAMLQTRVSTVDTAQNSLKSGKGAAATIPGPPTVATEIRSLSPIIGKDVLTSTYGATAETLSTSTTTHVTKTVKGGFSETRIEKRIIITGDEDVDQDQALALAIKEAKLQHPDMLVTKAVVYRETEPSPEERDRKPQES; encoded by the exons ATGACAACAGAGACGGGCCCCGACTCTGATGTGAAGAAGGCTCAGGAGGAGGCCCCGCAGCAGCCCgaggccgccgccgccaccaccccTGTGACCCCCACAGGCCACGGCCACCCGGAGGCCAACGCCAATGAGAAGCAACCGGCCCCGCAGGACCCTCGGCCTGTCGACCAG GGCCTAGACATGGAGGAGAAGGACTACAGCGAGGCCGACGGGCTGTCGGAGAGGACCACGCCCAGCAAGGCCCAGAAGTCGCCCCAGAAGATCGCCAAGAAATACAAGAGCGCCGTCTGCCGGGTCACCCTGCTCGATGCCTCCGAGTACGAGTGCGAGGTGGAG AAGCACGGCCGGGGCCAGCTGCTCTTCGACCTGGTGTGCGAGCACTTGAACCTGCTGGAGAAGGATTACTTCGGTCTCACCTTCTGCGACGCTGACAGCCAGAAG AACTGGCTGGACCCGTCCAAGGAAATCAAGAAGCAGATCCGGA GCAGCCCCTGGAATTTTGCCTTCACAGTCAAGTTCTATCCCCCAGACCCTGCTCAGCTGACAGAAGACATTACCAG ATACTACCTGTGCCTGCAGCTGCGGGCGGACATCATCACAGGCCGCCTGCCCTGCTCCTTCGTCACGCACGCGCTGCTGGGCTCCTACGCTGTGCAGGCCGAGCTGGGCGACTATGACGCCGAGGAGCATGTGGCCAACTACGTCAGCGAGCTCCGCTTTGCCCCCAACCAGACCCGGGAGCTGGAGGAGAGGATCATGGAGCTGCACAAGACGTAccg GGGTATGACCCCGGGAGAGGCAGAGATCCACTTCCTGGAGAATGCCAAGAAGCTTTCCATGTACGGAGTAGACCTGCACCACGCCAAG GACTCGGAGGGCATCGACATCATGCTCGGTGTCTGTGCCAACGGCCTGCTCATCTACCGAGACCGGCTGAGGATCAACCGCTTTGCCTGGCCCAAGATCCTCAAGATCTCCTACAAGAGGAGCAACTTCTACATCAAGATCCGGCCCGGGGAG TACGAGCAGTTCGAGAGCACCATTGGCTTCAAGCTCCCAAACCACCGGTCAGCCAAGAGGCTGTGGAAGGTCTGCATCGAGCACCACACCTTCTTCCG gcTGGTGTCCCCTGAACCCCCACCCAAAGGCTTCCTGGTGATGGGCTCCAAGTTCCGGTATAGCGGGAGGACCCAGGCCCAGACccgccaggccagcgccctcatTGATCGGCCTGCGCCCTTATTCGAGCGTTCCTCCAGCAAACGGTACACCATGTCCCGCAGTCTTGATGGAG CAGAGTTCTCCCGCCCGGCCTCCGTCAGCGAGAACCACGACGCAGGCCCAGATGGTGACAAGCGGGAGGAGGACGGCGAGTCAGGGGGTCGGCGGTCAGAGGCGGAGGAGGGCGAGCTCAGGACGCCCACCAAGATCAAGGAGCTCAAG CCGGAGCAGGAAACCACGCCGCGACACAAGCAGGAG TTCTTGGACAAGCCGGAGGACGTGCTGCTGAAGCACCAGGCCAGCATCAACGAGCTCAAGCGGACGCTGAAGGAGCCCAACAGCAAACTCATCCACCGGGACCGGGACTGGGAGCGCGAGCGCCGGCTGCCCTCCTcgcccgcctccccctcccccaagggcACCCCCGAGAAAGCCAGCGAG gcccTGCAGGCCCAGGACACCTCGCGGGACTTGAGACCTGAGCCTGGGATGGCCACAGGCCTGGAAGTGCTCACTCAGAAAAGCCTCGCTGCGTCTCCTGAG GGCTCAGAGCACTGGGTCTTGATAGAAAAAGAGTACCTTAGGCCGGAAGAGCTCGGCCTCCTGAGAGTGACCCCCGCACGTCAGGAAGACAGGGAGGCCAGCCTCGCCCACATCCTCACTGACGGCAGACCCGCCAAGGTGGACATCCTGGTGGACAAGTTCAAAGTCGAAGTGGCCACAGAAGAGATGGTGGGAGCCAGGAGCGCAAACGCTCGGCCAGGGAAAATTATCGCAAGCCCGGAAGACTTTGAGTCCATGTGGGAGGAAGGCTCCTGGGTCACTGACGGCCCAGCAGGCGCGACGCTGACCGCTGGCTTCATGCTGGCAGGGGACCCCCAGCTCAGGGCGGGCCCTGGGAAGCCTCCGatctcaggggttctcctggagAGCCAGATGGAGCGGCAGCAGGAGCTGGGAGAGCTCCAGACTGCAGGGAGACCCGCTGTCCCAGGGCCCCAGCTGGCCGAGACGGGGGtcacctctccagtccccagccAGGGGGGCCTCCAGTCCTTCCTGCTCAGCCCAGCCCCCGAGGAAGCCAGGGCCGACTCCAGTGACGACACCGACGCGTCCTCCGCAGAGAGAAGCTTCCACCTCAACTCTGCAGAGAGAGAGCCTGATGGCCGCCTGCTGCCTATGccccaggagggctgggaggagcccctggcCGCCCCCGAGGGGCAGGAGACCAggcctggacactgctggggagTCACAGAGCTCCCCGGGACGGAGGATGAAACCTCCCCCGTTTCCAAGGAAGGGGCACGgccccccgggagccccgggAGAGTGGATGAGCACCCAGTCTTGATGGGAAAGCCCCAGGAGGGGACCTTTTCTGGCCAGGAGTTCACTGAGGACGGGCCTGGGGCATGGGGACAGTGCACCCGCCCAGCAAGCACCCCGGAGGAAGAGGGTCGCCAGAATGGGGACCTGGTGGTCCAGGCAGAGCAGCACCTATCGGCAGGATGGAAGAGCCGCTCACAGCTCCGAGAAGAGGCTCTGCCCCCGGACCCCCAGGCCTGTGCCTTCTGGGGGGCCGGCCCTCCTCATCCTGGAAGGAAGCCGAGCACAGCCCGAGAGACGCAGCCCAGGGGAGAGCCCGTGTATCGGGACCCCCAGGCCTCGGGGTTCCTCCAGATGGAGGTGATCGacccgctccccacccccgcacAGGAGACTTCTCCGTGCTCTGCCGCTCAGGGTCCAAGGGGGCCTTTGCACCTTGGGGGTGCCCTTGGAGAACAGCTTCCTTTGTCTCCCAGACGGATCCTTCCCCTGAAAGAGGACGCGGAGCCCATGGACAGAGTGGCCCACACCCCGGAGGGAGGGCAGCGTCGGGCACCGCCCGTGGCCAGCAGGAAGCCCAGATTTGTCCTAGAAGCCACAgggaccccagggctgctgccccCCTCAGGGAAGCCAAAGGAGAAGCCCCTGCTGcaggctgggggccaggagggctcCCTGGACGACATCAGCAAGGCCTCCGTGGCCAACAAAATCCGAATCTTCGAGACTCAGGGCACTGAAGGTCTCCGAGGGAGTCCCGGCGCCTCGTCTGCCGAGGGTCCCCCAGGGCTGCAGGAACAGCCGAAGAGGCTCTTGGAACTGGGCTTGgtccagctccagcccccagggggaGATGGGACCAActctctggcctcacatgccTCGGTCATGCCGCCACCTCCCAGACCCTTCCGAGGGGGCCTCACCCCAACATCCCAGCAGGCGGGACGCAGGGAACTCGACCTGGCGTCCCCCGATTCAGGCTGCGAAACAACCCTGGAGGAAGCGACGGGGGGACCTGGCCAc AGaggagggctgagggagggctCGGAGGACAAAGTCAAGCTGCCTCGGCCCAGGGCCCCTGAGAGCGACACAGGCGAGGAGGACCAGGACCAGGAGAGGGACGCGGTGTTCCTGAAGGACAACCACCTGGCCATTGAGCGCAAGTGCTCCAGCATCACGGTCAGCTCCACGTCCAGCCTGGAGGCCGAGGTCGACTTCACAGTCATGGGCGACTACCAGGGCAGCGCCTTCGAGGATTTCTCCCGCAGCCTGCCCGAGCTCGACCGAGACAAGAGCGACTCGGAAACCGAGGGCCTGGTGTTCTCCCGGGATCTCAGCAAGGGGGGCGCTGGCCAGGAGGACGAGTCGGGGGGCCCAGAGGACAGCCCGGACCGAGGGGCCTGCTCCACCCCGGAGCTGCCCCAGTTTGAG CCCGTGAAAGCGGAAACCATGACCGTCAGCAGCCTTGCCATTAGGAAGAAGATTGAGCCTGAGGCCATGCTCCAGACCCGAGTCAGCACTGTGGACACCGCCCAG
- the EPB41L1 gene encoding band 4.1-like protein 1 isoform X4 — protein sequence MTTETGPDSDVKKAQEEAPQQPEAAAATTPVTPTGHGHPEANANEKQPAPQDPRPVDQGLDMEEKDYSEADGLSERTTPSKAQKSPQKIAKKYKSAVCRVTLLDASEYECEVEKHGRGQLLFDLVCEHLNLLEKDYFGLTFCDADSQKNWLDPSKEIKKQIRSSPWNFAFTVKFYPPDPAQLTEDITRYYLCLQLRADIITGRLPCSFVTHALLGSYAVQAELGDYDAEEHVANYVSELRFAPNQTRELEERIMELHKTYRGMTPGEAEIHFLENAKKLSMYGVDLHHAKDSEGIDIMLGVCANGLLIYRDRLRINRFAWPKILKISYKRSNFYIKIRPGEYEQFESTIGFKLPNHRSAKRLWKVCIEHHTFFRLVSPEPPPKGFLVMGSKFRYSGRTQAQTRQASALIDRPAPLFERSSSKRYTMSRSLDGAEFSRPASVSENHDAGPDGDKREEDGESGGRRSEAEEGELRTPTKIKELKPEQETTPRHKQEFLDKPEDVLLKHQASINELKRTLKEPNSKLIHRDRDWERERRLPSSPASPSPKGTPEKASEALQAQDTSRDLRPEPGMATGLEVLTQKSLAASPEGSEHWVLIEKEYLRPEELGLLRVTPARQEDREASLAHILTDGRPAKVDILVDKFKVEVATEEMVGARSANARPGKIIASPEDFESMWEEGSWVTDGPAGATLTAGFMLAGDPQLRAGPGKPPISGVLLESQMERQQELGELQTAGRPAVPGPQLAETGVTSPVPSQGGLQSFLLSPAPEEARADSSDDTDASSAERSFHLNSAEREPDGRLLPMPQEGWEEPLAAPEGQETRPGHCWGVTELPGTEDETSPVSKEGARPPGSPGRVDEHPVLMGKPQEGTFSGQEFTEDGPGAWGQCTRPASTPEEEGRQNGDLVVQAEQHLSAGWKSRSQLREEALPPDPQACAFWGAGPPHPGRKPSTARETQPRGEPVYRDPQASGFLQMEVIDPLPTPAQETSPCSAAQGPRGPLHLGGALGEQLPLSPRRILPLKEDAEPMDRVAHTPEGGQRRAPPVASRKPRFVLEATGTPGLLPPSGKPKEKPLLQAGGQEGSLDDISKASVANKIRIFETQGTEGLRGSPGASSAEGPPGLQEQPKRLLELGLVQLQPPGGDGTNSLASHASVMPPPPRPFRGGLTPTSQQAGRRELDLASPDSGCETTLEEATGGPGHRGGLREGSEDKVKLPRPRAPESDTGEEDQDQERDAVFLKDNHLAIERKCSSITVSSTSSLEAEVDFTVMGDYQGSAFEDFSRSLPELDRDKSDSETEGLVFSRDLSKGGAGQEDESGGPEDSPDRGACSTPELPQFEPVKAETMTVSSLAIRKKIEPEAMLQTRVSTVDTAQVDGAAPGGKEFLTTTPSITTETISTTMNSLKSGKGAAATIPGPPTVATEIRSLSPIIGKDVLTSTYGATAETLSTSTTTHVTKTVKGGFSETRIEKRIIITGDEDVDQDQALALAIKEAKLQHPDMLVTKAVVYRETEPSPEERDRKPQES from the exons ATGACAACAGAGACGGGCCCCGACTCTGATGTGAAGAAGGCTCAGGAGGAGGCCCCGCAGCAGCCCgaggccgccgccgccaccaccccTGTGACCCCCACAGGCCACGGCCACCCGGAGGCCAACGCCAATGAGAAGCAACCGGCCCCGCAGGACCCTCGGCCTGTCGACCAG GGCCTAGACATGGAGGAGAAGGACTACAGCGAGGCCGACGGGCTGTCGGAGAGGACCACGCCCAGCAAGGCCCAGAAGTCGCCCCAGAAGATCGCCAAGAAATACAAGAGCGCCGTCTGCCGGGTCACCCTGCTCGATGCCTCCGAGTACGAGTGCGAGGTGGAG AAGCACGGCCGGGGCCAGCTGCTCTTCGACCTGGTGTGCGAGCACTTGAACCTGCTGGAGAAGGATTACTTCGGTCTCACCTTCTGCGACGCTGACAGCCAGAAG AACTGGCTGGACCCGTCCAAGGAAATCAAGAAGCAGATCCGGA GCAGCCCCTGGAATTTTGCCTTCACAGTCAAGTTCTATCCCCCAGACCCTGCTCAGCTGACAGAAGACATTACCAG ATACTACCTGTGCCTGCAGCTGCGGGCGGACATCATCACAGGCCGCCTGCCCTGCTCCTTCGTCACGCACGCGCTGCTGGGCTCCTACGCTGTGCAGGCCGAGCTGGGCGACTATGACGCCGAGGAGCATGTGGCCAACTACGTCAGCGAGCTCCGCTTTGCCCCCAACCAGACCCGGGAGCTGGAGGAGAGGATCATGGAGCTGCACAAGACGTAccg GGGTATGACCCCGGGAGAGGCAGAGATCCACTTCCTGGAGAATGCCAAGAAGCTTTCCATGTACGGAGTAGACCTGCACCACGCCAAG GACTCGGAGGGCATCGACATCATGCTCGGTGTCTGTGCCAACGGCCTGCTCATCTACCGAGACCGGCTGAGGATCAACCGCTTTGCCTGGCCCAAGATCCTCAAGATCTCCTACAAGAGGAGCAACTTCTACATCAAGATCCGGCCCGGGGAG TACGAGCAGTTCGAGAGCACCATTGGCTTCAAGCTCCCAAACCACCGGTCAGCCAAGAGGCTGTGGAAGGTCTGCATCGAGCACCACACCTTCTTCCG gcTGGTGTCCCCTGAACCCCCACCCAAAGGCTTCCTGGTGATGGGCTCCAAGTTCCGGTATAGCGGGAGGACCCAGGCCCAGACccgccaggccagcgccctcatTGATCGGCCTGCGCCCTTATTCGAGCGTTCCTCCAGCAAACGGTACACCATGTCCCGCAGTCTTGATGGAG CAGAGTTCTCCCGCCCGGCCTCCGTCAGCGAGAACCACGACGCAGGCCCAGATGGTGACAAGCGGGAGGAGGACGGCGAGTCAGGGGGTCGGCGGTCAGAGGCGGAGGAGGGCGAGCTCAGGACGCCCACCAAGATCAAGGAGCTCAAG CCGGAGCAGGAAACCACGCCGCGACACAAGCAGGAG TTCTTGGACAAGCCGGAGGACGTGCTGCTGAAGCACCAGGCCAGCATCAACGAGCTCAAGCGGACGCTGAAGGAGCCCAACAGCAAACTCATCCACCGGGACCGGGACTGGGAGCGCGAGCGCCGGCTGCCCTCCTcgcccgcctccccctcccccaagggcACCCCCGAGAAAGCCAGCGAG gcccTGCAGGCCCAGGACACCTCGCGGGACTTGAGACCTGAGCCTGGGATGGCCACAGGCCTGGAAGTGCTCACTCAGAAAAGCCTCGCTGCGTCTCCTGAG GGCTCAGAGCACTGGGTCTTGATAGAAAAAGAGTACCTTAGGCCGGAAGAGCTCGGCCTCCTGAGAGTGACCCCCGCACGTCAGGAAGACAGGGAGGCCAGCCTCGCCCACATCCTCACTGACGGCAGACCCGCCAAGGTGGACATCCTGGTGGACAAGTTCAAAGTCGAAGTGGCCACAGAAGAGATGGTGGGAGCCAGGAGCGCAAACGCTCGGCCAGGGAAAATTATCGCAAGCCCGGAAGACTTTGAGTCCATGTGGGAGGAAGGCTCCTGGGTCACTGACGGCCCAGCAGGCGCGACGCTGACCGCTGGCTTCATGCTGGCAGGGGACCCCCAGCTCAGGGCGGGCCCTGGGAAGCCTCCGatctcaggggttctcctggagAGCCAGATGGAGCGGCAGCAGGAGCTGGGAGAGCTCCAGACTGCAGGGAGACCCGCTGTCCCAGGGCCCCAGCTGGCCGAGACGGGGGtcacctctccagtccccagccAGGGGGGCCTCCAGTCCTTCCTGCTCAGCCCAGCCCCCGAGGAAGCCAGGGCCGACTCCAGTGACGACACCGACGCGTCCTCCGCAGAGAGAAGCTTCCACCTCAACTCTGCAGAGAGAGAGCCTGATGGCCGCCTGCTGCCTATGccccaggagggctgggaggagcccctggcCGCCCCCGAGGGGCAGGAGACCAggcctggacactgctggggagTCACAGAGCTCCCCGGGACGGAGGATGAAACCTCCCCCGTTTCCAAGGAAGGGGCACGgccccccgggagccccgggAGAGTGGATGAGCACCCAGTCTTGATGGGAAAGCCCCAGGAGGGGACCTTTTCTGGCCAGGAGTTCACTGAGGACGGGCCTGGGGCATGGGGACAGTGCACCCGCCCAGCAAGCACCCCGGAGGAAGAGGGTCGCCAGAATGGGGACCTGGTGGTCCAGGCAGAGCAGCACCTATCGGCAGGATGGAAGAGCCGCTCACAGCTCCGAGAAGAGGCTCTGCCCCCGGACCCCCAGGCCTGTGCCTTCTGGGGGGCCGGCCCTCCTCATCCTGGAAGGAAGCCGAGCACAGCCCGAGAGACGCAGCCCAGGGGAGAGCCCGTGTATCGGGACCCCCAGGCCTCGGGGTTCCTCCAGATGGAGGTGATCGacccgctccccacccccgcacAGGAGACTTCTCCGTGCTCTGCCGCTCAGGGTCCAAGGGGGCCTTTGCACCTTGGGGGTGCCCTTGGAGAACAGCTTCCTTTGTCTCCCAGACGGATCCTTCCCCTGAAAGAGGACGCGGAGCCCATGGACAGAGTGGCCCACACCCCGGAGGGAGGGCAGCGTCGGGCACCGCCCGTGGCCAGCAGGAAGCCCAGATTTGTCCTAGAAGCCACAgggaccccagggctgctgccccCCTCAGGGAAGCCAAAGGAGAAGCCCCTGCTGcaggctgggggccaggagggctcCCTGGACGACATCAGCAAGGCCTCCGTGGCCAACAAAATCCGAATCTTCGAGACTCAGGGCACTGAAGGTCTCCGAGGGAGTCCCGGCGCCTCGTCTGCCGAGGGTCCCCCAGGGCTGCAGGAACAGCCGAAGAGGCTCTTGGAACTGGGCTTGgtccagctccagcccccagggggaGATGGGACCAActctctggcctcacatgccTCGGTCATGCCGCCACCTCCCAGACCCTTCCGAGGGGGCCTCACCCCAACATCCCAGCAGGCGGGACGCAGGGAACTCGACCTGGCGTCCCCCGATTCAGGCTGCGAAACAACCCTGGAGGAAGCGACGGGGGGACCTGGCCAc AGaggagggctgagggagggctCGGAGGACAAAGTCAAGCTGCCTCGGCCCAGGGCCCCTGAGAGCGACACAGGCGAGGAGGACCAGGACCAGGAGAGGGACGCGGTGTTCCTGAAGGACAACCACCTGGCCATTGAGCGCAAGTGCTCCAGCATCACGGTCAGCTCCACGTCCAGCCTGGAGGCCGAGGTCGACTTCACAGTCATGGGCGACTACCAGGGCAGCGCCTTCGAGGATTTCTCCCGCAGCCTGCCCGAGCTCGACCGAGACAAGAGCGACTCGGAAACCGAGGGCCTGGTGTTCTCCCGGGATCTCAGCAAGGGGGGCGCTGGCCAGGAGGACGAGTCGGGGGGCCCAGAGGACAGCCCGGACCGAGGGGCCTGCTCCACCCCGGAGCTGCCCCAGTTTGAG CCCGTGAAAGCGGAAACCATGACCGTCAGCAGCCTTGCCATTAGGAAGAAGATTGAGCCTGAGGCCATGCTCCAGACCCGAGTCAGCACTGTGGACACCGCCCAG GTGGACGGGGCTGCCCCCGGGGGGAAGGAGTTCTTAACCACCACTCCCTCCATCACCACGGAGACCATCTCCACCACCATG